The following proteins come from a genomic window of Venturia canescens isolate UGA chromosome 4, ASM1945775v1, whole genome shotgun sequence:
- the LOC122408718 gene encoding uncharacterized protein produces the protein MDREDESDANDLNPSDDSDFEPISESSRFVNNTAKTQDKFCVGKKFNSFEDLEQSIEQYQKEINTFFYVRDSITIPQARKKRIKRCINEKLKYYFIKYCCIHGGKNFVSQATGVRSSSTFQKKCTSYIRVGLSACGNNLIVTAMNNVHTHKCSKELFVHLPRARSLSKEERKQVAKLLDVDANKKKVSELIQVQTGKKVLLKDLHNVNSASREDDNNLQETIAMLQEKYHAQCYVYEEANTFKGLFFVTPNMKRSMEAFPEFVGIDGTFKLLNIRAPIYLMVVEDSEGSTEIVGVCILMSEDADSIRWMIQSFKKAHPSWSKIKCVMADKDLLERKIIKEEIPFANVLICVFHALRTFHREITCDKLGITSGQRDTAKEIIQKMVYARSEEQYQQLYQELNKLPNSIVDYFNSNWHEIRHEWSMSNNFMQSNFLNITNNRLESLNAKVKSVVKRYTTLEDFVRSFFILVMCLNDERDHKAAYTYQKIAVQAFDAESPEYFFSHLLTKYAFRFVEKELHPENRTDFTMVEGNDGFLTRIDGTTIHTNSELCDCLFFVSMKLPCRHIFEARKNLGLSLCVVELCDERWTRKYFFEKQRVFNPSDGNIDVPSPTVTQNILRRRVLSQSDRYRKAFLLAKESASLISESTGDEYIRRMQQMTDMNAAWSQNTNYEIPSSDSVEYVVTNTPLVSESQHYSEPDSESAMSHSINVESEKHEITKNNYFEELDLFSPVNNFISNLDDSDNLSSSSLHYSSDDDAALDIVLSSPADNVNELIGDFNNNAVANLSAVVCAPNEREAMNNENLCSNQRTTEGSRNLVQQKSAGGIIPITSNSKKTVSEFSSIIMPPVIKRRGRPKGSEKTVIGLTRKRKSQKGNSNLPFKKKRESEKMKTILYWLADASLAKSALYEGRMIEKEEVETRPEKLSHALIDDEVNVAIVEKYFTNEAWQLIKKAIDSKKKQNVYHCGKCSVNLDDTVDSVDSSVDGSIIDKKTSIGCDYCLIWYHLSCVSLKKKPKTKFWKCPKC, from the exons ATGG atCGTGAAGATGAATCAGATGCGAATGATCTAAATCCATCAGATGACAGTGATTTTGAGCCCATTTCTGAATCCAGTAGATTTGTGAACAATACTGCAAAAACCCAAGACAAATTTTGCGTTGGCAAAAAGtttaattcgtttgaagatTTGGAACAAAGTATCGAGCAGTATCAAAAGGAGATCAACACCTTTTTTTACGTCCGCGATTCGATAACCATTCCGCAAGCCCGGAAGAAACGCATTAAAAGATGTATCAACGAAAagttgaaatattatttcattaaatactGCTGCATTCACGGCGGTAAGAATTTCGTTTCGCAAGCGACAGGTGTCCGTTCATCTTC AACATTCCAGAAGAAGTGTACGTCGTATATCCGGGTTGGATTGAGTGCCTGTGGCAACAACTTGATTGTTACTGCAATGAATAATGTACACACCCACAAATGTTCGAag GAGTTGTTCGTGCATTTGCCGCGAGCCCGATCATTGtcgaaagaagagagaaaacaagTTGCCAAATTGTTGGACGTGGATGCCAACAAGAAAAAAGTCTCCGAACTTATCCAGGTTCAAACGGGGAAGAAAGTTCTTCTCAAAGATTTGCACAACGTGAACTCGGCATCTCGAGAAGACGATAACAACCTGCAGGAAACGATTGCCATGTTACAAGAAAAGTATC ATGCTCAATGTTACGTTTACGAAGAAGCGAACACATTCAAAGGTTTATTTTTTGTGACTCCGAATATGAAAAGATCGATGGAAGCATTTCCAGAATTTGTCGGAATTGATGGAACTTTCAAATTGCTCAACATTCGAGCACCCATTTATTTAATGGTAGTTGAGGATTCGGAAGGTTCAACAGAAATTGTTGGCGTTTGCATTTTGATGTCTGAAGATGCCGATAGTATCAGATGGATGATTCAATCCTTCAAAAAAGCTCATCCCTCATGGTCGAAAATCAAGTGTGTCATGGCTGACAAAGATCTTctcgaacgaaaaattatcaaaGAGGAGATACCGTTCGCAAATGTGCTGATTTGTGTGTTCCACGCCTTAAGAACGTTTCATCGCGAGATAACGTGTGACAAACTCGGAATAACGTCTGGACAGAGGGACACGGCTAAAGAGATTATCCAAAAAATGGTCTACGCTCGTAGCGAAGAACAATATCAACAGCTTTATCAGGAGTTGAACAAGTTGCCGAATTCTATTGTGGACTATTTCAACTCGAACTGGCATGAAATTCGACATGAATGGTCGATGTCCAACAATTTCATGCAGAGCAATTTCCTTAATATCACGAACAACAGACTTGAATCCCTCAACGCCAAAGTGAAGAGCGTTGTAAAGCGGTACACCACGCTTGAAGATTTCGTCAGAAGCTTTTTCATACTGGTCATGTGTTTGAACGATGAGCGTGATCATAAGGCAGCTTACACGTACCAAAAAATTGCTGTTCAGGCATTCGATGCAGAAAGTCCTGAATATTTCTTTTCACATTTGCTAACGAAATATGCATTCCGATTTGTTGAAAAAGAACTCCACCCGGAAAACCGTACGGATTTTACTATGGTTGAAGGAAATGACGGTTTCTTAACTCGAATTGATGGAACAACGATCCATACCAATTCAGAGTTGTGCGACTGTTTATTCTTCGTCTCAATGAAGCTTCCATGCCG GCACATTTTCGAAGCAAGAAAGAATTTGGGCTTGTCACTTTGTGTCGTTGAGCTTTGTGACGAGCGATGGAcgcgtaaatattttttcgaaaagcaGCGTGTTTTTAACCCGAGCGATGGAAATATTGACGTTCCGTCTCCTACAGTCACTCAAAATATACTAAGACGTCGCGTTCTTTCACAAAGTGATCGGTATCGAAAAGCTTTTCTTCTCGCGAAGGAATCTGCAAGTCTTATTTCCGAATCAACAGGTGACGAGTATATCCGTCGGATGCAACAAATGACTGACATGAATGCGGCCTGGAGTCAAAATACGAATTATGAGATTCCATCTAGTGATTCGGTGGAATACGTGGTTACAAATACACCCCTTGTTTCCGAAAGTCAGCATTATTCGGAGCCTGATTCTGAATCTGCGATGTCGCATTCAATTAATGTTGAGTCAGAGAAACACGAGATTACCAAAAACAATTACTTCGAGGAGCTGGATTTATTTTCGCCGgtcaacaatttcatttcaaatcTGGACGATTCTGATAATTTATCAAGCAGTTCATTGCACTATTCTTCGGATGATGATGCTGCTCTAGATATCGTCCTCTCATCACCAGCTGATAATGTCAACGAACTCATTGGGGATTTCAACAATAATGCCGTGGCGAATTTGAGTGCGGTTGTTTGTGCTCCAAATGAGCGAGAAGCGATGAATAATGAAAACTTATGCTCCAATCAACGAACAACTGAAGGATCAAGAAATTTGGTACAGCAAAAGTCGGCTGGGGGAATAATTCCCATCACTTCGAACTCGAAAAAAACAGTATCGGAATTTAGCTCGATCATTATGCCTCCGGTAATTAAACGACGCGGTCGCCCAAAAGGTTCTGAGAAGACTGTTATCGGTCTTACGAGGAAAAGGAAGTCACAGAAAGGTAACTCGAACTTAccgttcaaaaaaaaaagagaatctgaaaaaatgaaaaccatTTTGTATTGGCTGGCTGACGCGAGTTTGGCGAAATCTGCTTTGTATGAAGGTAGGATGATCGAAAAAGAAGAAGTTGAAACACGACCGGAAAAATTGTCTCATGCTTTGATTGATGACGAAGTCAATGTtgcaattgttgaaaaatatttcacaaaCGAGGCTTGGCAACTGATTAAAAAAGCGAtagactcgaaaaaaaaacaaaatgtataTCATTGTGGCAAATGTTCTGTTAATTTAGATGACACTGTTGATTCCGTCGATAGCAGCGTCGATGGTAgtataattgataaaaaaacatcgattGGGTGTGATTACTGTTTGATCTGGTATCATTTGTCGTGcgtttccttaaaaaaaaaaccaaagacgaaattttggaaatgtCCAAAATGTTAA